Proteins co-encoded in one Saprospira grandis genomic window:
- a CDS encoding lamin tail domain-containing protein translates to MRHLYLALLCLLGWQLSAQTTIATYDFEASPAAPAMTFTPTGGGVATATGPFPAGEPRYVSGTQGYEYNDESGTALFTGMNTTGYTNIDFSIRLASFAGTGGNGADGADNVVVAVSTDGGATWSDELEISGSSNSQWSFSGVDQATVAYDGDNSAASFSSSGGLDYSTLQITGLPSVSDLQIRLELVNNSNNEIWVIEDALLEGDVAVVCPHTVSAFAPTSGPAGTEVTITGTGFTAATTVSFAGVAAANITFVDATTLIATVPTAANDGQLTLSESACDITTPYSFTYLEEVGSCAGTPIFTDLIISEVYDNNGGSLGYIEVYNGTASPIDLSDYEIRRYGTLTATNVSFTFDFPAITINPGEVLVGRASSATGGVEDFIFAGTTSGYNEDDRLELVHVPSGTVVDDFEDQVVGAVGYLYRRNTTVTGPNPNFDASEWTTATSGDVSDLGTFAAPAGPPLTPPTFSTQPSDVNSCELLMGVTASANNGGTLTYQWYFNENDGAATGWTAVSAAAFSNATTVSGETSDVLLIQGNLIDYDGYQFYCEVIEDGNCGSLTEAAQFNIGSERFFRSATIGYWTDVTSWEMAPSAAGPWVAACDYPRFDNSDYVHILNGHLIELDQDIEIDQLVVEAGGELVIPASLQLRIQEDTGIDFLLEGTLEDHGAGGGNGINFQTGASWEMGANARIIKTGSSTVAAYRDNYENGISTIPATAHWHFRYANNGTVSVVTNNMFYPNLYMESVSGDYSFAGLSEKFSGSGGFMTVKGDMLVGNTGTGAVEVFNSNTNASPMQILGDLIIGGNPSASISKLENNDGTTAGTGMEVFGSLLINSNGLLDYDDPNASAIGLFRLHGDWLDDAANNGFDETHAVVEFVGSTDQTIIKTNAGATESFRFVRLIKPAGFLINNCSDIYIDEEMDFQQGIVLGSASERVYFDVDAAAINASNISHVDGPVLKETSGTGIDAFTYPTGDNGIYGAIGIETAVNTGEFFVAQYFNQGYGTYNLNTAELDQVSTIEYWTLDEVFTGTGASLFVTLHWGPHSQVLDLNDLLVGHYFTQAPSISNQWESEGNTSLMGTTTSGSITSDVVTSFSPFTLAYVVDQLLPLLDFTAQKVDEQALLSATVANEHAGDEYCFERSLDGTNFETIACFTAQEDLAQNTYNTLDEQPAAGYNYYRLRQNNVDGSQSYSDVKVLYFGEASGETKLFPIPANNQIQLELPSNLAGYQAEIIDALGRVLQSQTIAPLRLQYSFDLSNLAAGQYILRLKAPNGLGQSHKFTVEK, encoded by the coding sequence ATGCGACATCTCTACTTAGCACTTTTATGCTTACTTGGCTGGCAGTTATCGGCCCAAACAACAATTGCAACTTATGATTTTGAGGCGAGTCCAGCCGCACCAGCTATGACATTCACTCCGACAGGAGGTGGCGTAGCTACGGCTACAGGACCTTTCCCTGCTGGAGAGCCCAGATATGTAAGTGGCACACAAGGCTATGAGTATAATGATGAATCAGGAACAGCCTTGTTTACAGGCATGAATACTACGGGCTACACCAACATTGACTTTAGCATTCGTTTGGCTTCTTTTGCTGGAACTGGTGGAAATGGTGCAGATGGTGCAGACAATGTAGTTGTTGCTGTTAGTACTGATGGCGGAGCAACATGGAGTGATGAGTTAGAAATTTCTGGATCTAGTAACTCTCAGTGGTCATTTTCTGGTGTAGATCAGGCTACTGTTGCCTATGATGGGGACAATTCTGCTGCAAGTTTTTCTTCTTCAGGAGGTTTAGATTATTCTACTTTACAAATTACAGGACTTCCTTCTGTCAGTGATTTGCAAATTCGTTTAGAGCTTGTAAATAATAGTAATAATGAAATCTGGGTGATTGAAGATGCCTTACTAGAAGGGGATGTTGCGGTAGTTTGCCCGCATACGGTAAGTGCTTTTGCCCCAACTTCTGGCCCTGCTGGCACAGAAGTAACCATTACAGGAACTGGCTTTACTGCTGCTACCACAGTCAGTTTTGCTGGCGTTGCTGCTGCTAATATAACTTTTGTAGATGCCACTACACTTATTGCTACCGTACCCACAGCCGCAAATGATGGTCAACTGACGCTTAGCGAATCGGCTTGTGATATTACTACCCCTTATAGCTTTACATACTTAGAAGAAGTGGGAAGCTGTGCAGGTACACCTATTTTTACAGACCTTATCATCTCTGAGGTTTACGATAATAATGGCGGCTCTTTGGGCTATATTGAGGTTTACAATGGTACCGCTAGCCCTATTGATCTTTCAGACTATGAGATTCGCCGTTATGGTACCCTCACAGCAACAAATGTTTCTTTTACTTTTGACTTTCCTGCAATCACTATCAACCCAGGTGAAGTATTGGTTGGTCGCGCCAGTAGTGCTACAGGAGGAGTGGAAGATTTTATTTTTGCAGGTACAACAAGTGGATATAATGAAGATGACCGCTTAGAGTTAGTACATGTTCCCTCTGGAACTGTGGTAGACGATTTTGAAGATCAAGTTGTAGGTGCAGTTGGCTACCTATATCGTAGAAATACTACAGTAACAGGTCCCAACCCCAACTTCGACGCTTCAGAATGGACCACGGCAACCTCTGGCGATGTTTCTGACTTGGGAACTTTTGCTGCTCCCGCAGGCCCGCCCCTTACGCCTCCCACTTTTAGCACTCAACCCTCAGATGTAAATAGCTGCGAGCTCCTCATGGGCGTAACTGCTAGCGCAAATAATGGCGGAACCCTAACTTACCAATGGTACTTTAACGAAAATGATGGGGCTGCTACGGGCTGGACAGCCGTAAGCGCAGCCGCTTTTTCCAATGCCACTACGGTAAGCGGAGAAACTTCTGATGTTTTATTGATCCAAGGTAATTTGATCGATTATGATGGCTATCAGTTCTACTGCGAAGTCATTGAAGACGGTAACTGCGGAAGCCTAACCGAAGCCGCTCAGTTTAATATCGGTAGCGAACGCTTTTTCCGCTCTGCCACTATTGGTTATTGGACCGATGTAACGAGCTGGGAAATGGCTCCCTCTGCCGCTGGCCCTTGGGTGGCCGCCTGCGATTATCCCCGCTTCGATAATAGCGATTATGTACACATCCTTAATGGTCACCTCATCGAGCTCGACCAAGATATCGAGATTGACCAATTGGTGGTAGAAGCTGGGGGAGAACTAGTGATTCCCGCAAGCCTTCAACTCCGTATCCAAGAAGATACTGGGATCGACTTCCTCCTAGAAGGTACCCTAGAGGATCATGGCGCTGGCGGAGGAAATGGCATTAACTTCCAAACTGGCGCAAGCTGGGAAATGGGCGCTAATGCAAGAATTATCAAAACGGGAAGCAGCACCGTTGCCGCCTACCGAGATAATTATGAAAATGGTATTTCTACTATCCCCGCTACAGCTCACTGGCATTTCCGCTACGCCAATAATGGTACTGTAAGTGTAGTCACGAACAATATGTTCTATCCCAACCTCTATATGGAGTCTGTTAGCGGCGATTATAGCTTTGCTGGCCTCTCGGAGAAATTTAGCGGTAGTGGTGGCTTCATGACCGTTAAAGGCGATATGCTGGTCGGAAATACAGGAACTGGGGCCGTAGAGGTGTTCAATAGCAATACGAATGCTAGCCCCATGCAAATTTTGGGCGACCTGATTATTGGTGGAAACCCCAGCGCTTCTATCTCTAAACTAGAAAATAACGACGGCACTACTGCCGGTACAGGTATGGAGGTTTTTGGTAGCCTCTTGATTAACAGCAATGGCCTCCTCGATTATGACGATCCCAATGCTAGCGCTATTGGCCTTTTCCGCCTGCATGGCGATTGGTTAGATGATGCCGCCAATAACGGTTTTGATGAAACTCATGCGGTGGTCGAGTTTGTCGGAAGTACAGACCAAACCATCATCAAAACAAATGCTGGGGCCACCGAAAGCTTCCGCTTTGTTCGCCTGATCAAACCCGCAGGTTTTCTGATCAACAACTGTAGCGATATTTATATTGATGAAGAAATGGATTTTCAACAAGGTATCGTTTTGGGCTCTGCCTCAGAAAGAGTATATTTTGATGTAGATGCCGCCGCTATCAATGCCTCAAATATTAGCCATGTTGATGGCCCCGTACTTAAAGAAACTTCAGGAACTGGAATCGACGCCTTTACTTATCCCACCGGCGATAATGGCATTTATGGCGCAATCGGTATCGAAACCGCCGTCAATACAGGCGAGTTTTTTGTGGCCCAATACTTTAATCAAGGCTACGGAACTTATAACCTCAATACCGCCGAACTAGACCAAGTTTCTACAATCGAATACTGGACCCTAGACGAGGTATTTACTGGAACTGGCGCCTCTCTTTTTGTTACCCTACACTGGGGCCCGCATAGCCAAGTACTCGATCTCAACGACTTGTTGGTGGGCCATTACTTTACACAAGCCCCCAGCATAAGTAACCAATGGGAGTCAGAAGGTAATACTTCCCTAATGGGAACGACCACTTCTGGGAGCATTACCTCTGATGTCGTCACTAGCTTTAGCCCATTTACTCTTGCCTATGTAGTAGACCAACTCCTTCCACTCCTAGATTTTACCGCTCAAAAAGTAGATGAACAAGCACTACTCTCTGCCACTGTAGCCAACGAACATGCTGGCGATGAATACTGCTTCGAGCGTAGCCTAGATGGTACCAATTTTGAAACTATCGCCTGCTTTACGGCCCAAGAAGATTTGGCCCAAAATACTTACAATACCCTAGATGAGCAGCCCGCTGCTGGCTATAATTATTACCGCCTCCGCCAAAATAATGTAGACGGTAGCCAAAGCTATAGCGATGTCAAGGTGCTTTATTTTGGAGAAGCTAGCGGAGAAACTAAACTCTTTCCCATTCCCGCCAATAACCAAATTCAACTAGAGTTGCCAAGCAATCTTGCCGGCTACCAAGCCGAAATTATCGACGCTTTGGGCCGCGTTTTGCAAAGCCAAACAATTGCCCCGCTTCGCCTACAATATAGCTTTGACCTCAGCAATTTGGCCGCAGGTCAATATATTTTGCGCCTAAAAGCCCCCAACGGCTTGGGCCAAAGCCATAAGTTTACCGTAGAAAAATAA
- a CDS encoding acyltransferase, producing MSTFIHPSAIVDPGAQIGEGSKIWHFCHLMPGAIIGKNCSLGQNVFVANEVQLGQGCKVQNNVSIYTGVICEEEVFLGPSMVFTNVLNPRAGIVRKAEYKTTYLEKGVSIGANATIVCGLRLGQYAFVGAGAVLTKNAPAYSLWLGNPAKQVGWMSRAGHRLELNEQGQASCPETGENYQLQAGKLVAI from the coding sequence ATGTCTACTTTTATCCACCCTAGCGCCATCGTAGATCCTGGCGCTCAAATTGGCGAAGGCAGCAAGATTTGGCATTTTTGCCACCTGATGCCCGGCGCTATTATTGGCAAAAATTGTAGCCTAGGCCAAAATGTTTTTGTGGCCAATGAGGTCCAACTTGGTCAAGGCTGTAAGGTCCAAAATAATGTCTCTATTTATACGGGCGTGATCTGTGAAGAGGAGGTTTTTCTGGGCCCCTCTATGGTCTTTACCAATGTGCTCAACCCCAGGGCGGGCATCGTCCGAAAAGCAGAATACAAAACCACTTACCTAGAAAAAGGCGTGAGCATTGGCGCCAATGCGACCATCGTTTGCGGCCTCCGTTTGGGCCAATATGCCTTTGTGGGCGCTGGAGCTGTTCTCACTAAAAACGCTCCCGCCTACTCCCTCTGGCTGGGCAATCCCGCCAAACAAGTCGGCTGGATGTCTAGAGCTGGCCACCGCCTAGAACTCAATGAGCAAGGGCAGGCTAGCTGTCCCGAAACTGGCGAAAACTATCAATTGCAAGCCGGAAAGTTAGTGGCTATTTAG
- the queA gene encoding tRNA preQ1(34) S-adenosylmethionine ribosyltransferase-isomerase QueA: MKLSQFNFDLPQELIAQYPVENRDESRLMVVHRDSGKIEHRQFRDIIEYFDDGDVFIMNNTKVFPARLYGQKEKTGAKIEVFLLRELNEEQKLWDVLVDPARKIRVGNKLYFNDEDGVELLVAEVVDNTTSRGRTIRFLYDGPNEEFRAQLYKLGQTPLPKYIKRDLEELDTERYQTIYAKEVGAVAAPTAGLHMSHEVMKRLELKGVEFAELTLHVGLGTFRNIEVEDLSKHKMDAEYFKISQPVCDTVNEAIKQGKRRCALGTTSMRSIESSVSAHSLLKPAEGWTNRFIYPPYDFSIADCMITNFHLPKSSLVIMICAFGGYDLMMEAYRQAVEQKYRFYSYGDAMLIL; this comes from the coding sequence ATGAAACTATCTCAGTTTAACTTTGACCTCCCACAGGAGCTAATTGCACAATATCCCGTAGAGAACCGCGATGAATCGCGCCTAATGGTAGTGCACCGCGATAGCGGAAAAATTGAACACCGTCAGTTTAGAGACATCATTGAGTATTTTGATGATGGAGACGTATTTATCATGAACAACACCAAGGTTTTTCCTGCTCGTTTGTATGGACAAAAGGAGAAAACAGGGGCCAAAATTGAGGTATTCTTGTTGAGAGAGCTCAATGAAGAGCAAAAACTTTGGGATGTACTGGTAGATCCTGCACGTAAAATCCGGGTAGGCAACAAGCTGTATTTCAATGATGAAGATGGCGTAGAATTGTTGGTGGCTGAGGTAGTAGACAACACTACATCTAGAGGGCGGACCATTCGCTTTTTGTATGATGGCCCCAATGAAGAGTTCCGCGCACAGCTTTACAAATTGGGCCAAACGCCTTTGCCCAAGTATATCAAGCGCGATCTAGAGGAGCTAGACACAGAGCGTTACCAAACTATTTATGCTAAGGAAGTGGGGGCCGTAGCCGCACCAACTGCTGGTTTGCACATGAGCCATGAGGTCATGAAGCGTTTGGAATTGAAAGGAGTAGAATTTGCTGAATTGACCTTGCATGTTGGCTTGGGTACTTTCCGCAATATTGAGGTAGAAGATTTGTCTAAGCACAAAATGGACGCTGAGTACTTCAAGATTAGCCAGCCCGTTTGTGATACCGTTAATGAGGCCATCAAGCAAGGCAAACGCCGTTGTGCTCTAGGAACCACCTCTATGCGTTCTATTGAGTCTTCTGTTTCTGCTCATAGCTTGCTTAAGCCTGCAGAGGGTTGGACCAACCGCTTTATCTATCCGCCTTACGACTTTAGTATTGCCGATTGCATGATTACCAATTTCCACCTGCCCAAATCTAGCCTAGTGATTATGATTTGTGCCTTTGGTGGCTACGACCTGATGATGGAAGCTTACCGTCAGGCTGTAGAACAAAAATATCGCTTCTATAGCTATGGAGACGCTATGTTGATTCTCTAA
- a CDS encoding STAS/SEC14 domain-containing protein, which produces MQATDYKKEKIELASGYIYWPYGQPILEQVVSKNYKVETKDAQEIDQTMARMAAARGQAVYHLADIRQIKGGSAEARKQFNEGPPACVRATAVLISGAVSRLLGNFLIQLNHADIPIRLFVDREEAIKWLLEQVEE; this is translated from the coding sequence ATGCAAGCAACAGATTATAAAAAAGAAAAAATAGAATTGGCCTCTGGCTATATTTACTGGCCCTATGGACAGCCTATTTTAGAGCAGGTCGTTAGCAAGAACTATAAGGTAGAGACAAAAGATGCCCAAGAAATTGATCAGACGATGGCCAGAATGGCTGCTGCTCGTGGGCAAGCCGTTTATCATTTGGCCGATATTCGACAGATTAAGGGCGGCAGTGCAGAGGCCCGCAAACAATTTAATGAAGGTCCCCCAGCCTGTGTTCGGGCCACAGCTGTGCTGATTTCTGGAGCGGTTTCTAGATTATTGGGCAACTTCCTCATCCAATTGAATCATGCAGATATTCCCATTCGGCTGTTTGTTGATCGAGAGGAAGCTATTAAGTGGTTGTTGGAACAAGTTGAAGAATAA
- a CDS encoding LysM peptidoglycan-binding domain-containing protein — protein sequence MKKAELQALLEKYNKNLESLKTLFKSDDGKIDQEEQSVLDKIGQLINKIQGQLSGASSSESSSSSEESSASSSENASSEENSSPKEEAAASGPIQKDIKGSVGKGGKNETEDVRAVQAMLKAQGVKIEVTGEADNALTNAIKLFQRRLGTKKPDGRVDPGGKTLKGLRGEIPVGPPSTAVSAIIQGGESGAAGYNAYNRGTQGNKILGPVGPRELVKMTIAEIKADQARKGDDQQRLFAVGKYQMIPTTLAEGVKKLNIADSTKFSPDIQELLFSDYLMGKKRPAIRAYIMGQGDAFSAQMDGAKEWASIARPDTGRSYYDKQGGNSAHITAEDFLLALNEAKASYEANIAKGMSPDDAYRQAVSGVEKQANSEGGDDKASSEENSSSSEDSSSITTEETSSNDKETTTEEGNSSSGDYTVVAGDTGYKIAGKLGISFDELSAANAAVVWTKLQVGQKLQVPGSKAAETAAPKEETPQMGSYTVVSGDTGYKIAGKLGISFDALSEVNAGVKWSKLQVGQKLNTPAGAGTAADAGTKETTENTTVAEEYRGANKTWDKHTNNRIPTLDARVQKAAYGFINTVEQELGIKLRVTSALRTVAEQDALYKKGNVTKAQGGQSYHNYGLAIDVVEIKNGQAIWNCDWPKIAAVGKRFGFEWGGDWKGFVDKPHFQMPFGKSVKQLCIAKYPDRAKRFGYI from the coding sequence ATGAAGAAAGCAGAGTTACAAGCACTTTTAGAGAAGTATAATAAGAATCTAGAAAGCCTCAAGACGCTTTTTAAAAGCGATGATGGCAAGATTGACCAAGAAGAACAGTCCGTTCTCGATAAAATTGGCCAACTCATTAACAAAATTCAGGGACAGCTCAGCGGCGCTAGTAGTAGCGAAAGCAGTAGCAGCAGCGAAGAAAGCAGCGCTAGTAGTAGCGAAAACGCCAGTAGCGAGGAGAACAGCAGCCCCAAAGAGGAAGCCGCTGCCAGTGGTCCTATCCAAAAAGATATTAAGGGCTCTGTGGGTAAAGGCGGAAAGAATGAGACCGAAGATGTTCGGGCCGTTCAAGCTATGCTAAAGGCCCAAGGCGTTAAAATTGAAGTCACTGGCGAGGCAGACAATGCCCTAACCAATGCGATCAAATTGTTCCAACGCCGACTAGGAACTAAAAAGCCCGATGGTCGTGTAGACCCAGGAGGAAAAACCCTTAAGGGCCTAAGAGGAGAAATTCCCGTTGGTCCCCCCTCTACGGCAGTAAGTGCCATTATTCAGGGTGGAGAAAGCGGTGCCGCTGGCTATAATGCCTATAACCGCGGGACCCAAGGCAATAAAATTTTGGGCCCTGTTGGCCCCAGAGAGTTGGTCAAAATGACTATTGCAGAAATTAAGGCGGACCAAGCCCGTAAGGGAGATGACCAACAACGATTGTTTGCCGTGGGTAAATACCAAATGATTCCCACTACCTTGGCCGAAGGCGTTAAGAAACTCAATATTGCCGATTCGACTAAGTTCTCTCCCGATATTCAAGAGTTGCTCTTTAGCGATTACCTAATGGGCAAGAAACGTCCCGCTATTCGCGCCTATATTATGGGCCAAGGAGATGCCTTTTCGGCCCAGATGGATGGGGCCAAAGAATGGGCCTCTATCGCTCGCCCTGATACTGGCCGAAGCTACTACGATAAACAAGGAGGAAATAGCGCACATATTACCGCCGAAGATTTCCTTTTGGCCCTCAATGAGGCCAAAGCCAGCTATGAAGCCAATATCGCTAAAGGCATGTCTCCAGATGATGCCTACCGCCAAGCCGTTTCTGGTGTAGAAAAACAAGCCAATAGCGAGGGCGGCGACGATAAAGCTAGCAGCGAAGAAAACAGCAGCTCAAGCGAAGATAGCAGCTCAATAACTACAGAGGAAACGAGCAGCAACGATAAAGAAACCACCACAGAAGAAGGCAATAGCAGCAGCGGCGACTACACCGTAGTAGCTGGCGATACAGGTTATAAAATCGCTGGAAAGCTAGGCATTAGCTTTGATGAGCTTTCTGCTGCAAATGCTGCTGTAGTTTGGACCAAATTGCAAGTGGGTCAAAAACTACAAGTTCCAGGCAGCAAAGCCGCCGAAACCGCAGCCCCCAAAGAGGAAACTCCTCAAATGGGTAGCTATACGGTAGTGAGTGGCGATACGGGCTATAAAATTGCTGGAAAACTCGGCATTAGCTTCGATGCCCTCTCTGAGGTCAATGCTGGCGTAAAATGGTCGAAACTACAAGTGGGCCAAAAGCTTAATACTCCTGCTGGAGCTGGCACCGCAGCCGATGCAGGCACCAAAGAAACAACAGAAAACACCACTGTGGCCGAGGAATACCGAGGCGCCAATAAAACTTGGGACAAGCATACCAACAACAGAATCCCAACCCTTGATGCTCGGGTACAAAAAGCCGCCTATGGCTTTATCAATACGGTAGAACAAGAGCTGGGCATTAAGCTGCGTGTTACCTCTGCCCTACGCACTGTGGCCGAACAAGATGCCCTTTATAAAAAAGGCAATGTAACTAAGGCCCAAGGGGGACAAAGTTACCATAACTACGGTTTAGCCATTGATGTGGTAGAAATTAAAAATGGCCAGGCCATTTGGAACTGCGACTGGCCCAAAATTGCTGCCGTAGGAAAGCGTTTTGGCTTTGAGTGGGGTGGCGACTGGAAAGGCTTTGTCGATAAGCCGCACTTCCAAATGCCTTTTGGCAAATCTGTAAAGCAACTTTGTATTGCTAAATATCCCGATCGTGCCAAGCGCTTCGGTTATATCTAG
- a CDS encoding CoA transferase subunit B, which yields MALDKYGIAQRIAQELQDGYYVNLGIGIPTLVANYIPENMQVFLQSENGLLGMGPFPTEEHVDADLINAGKQTVTALPGASLFSSAESFEMIRGGHIDLTVLGAMEVAQNGDIANWKIPGKMVKGMGGAMDLVASAKNIIVAMRHTNRKGESKLLPSCSLPLTGVGCIKKVVTDLGVFEIKENAFHLLERAPGVSVQEIREKTAGALVASDDCPEMKLA from the coding sequence ATGGCACTCGATAAATACGGCATTGCCCAGCGCATTGCCCAAGAACTACAAGACGGCTATTATGTTAATTTGGGCATCGGGATTCCCACTTTGGTCGCCAATTATATTCCCGAAAATATGCAGGTTTTTCTGCAATCTGAAAACGGCTTGCTTGGTATGGGCCCCTTCCCTACCGAAGAACATGTAGATGCCGACCTCATCAATGCGGGCAAGCAAACGGTTACGGCTTTGCCTGGCGCTTCTTTGTTCAGCTCGGCCGAAAGCTTTGAGATGATCCGGGGGGGGCATATTGACTTGACCGTTTTGGGCGCTATGGAAGTGGCCCAAAACGGCGATATTGCCAACTGGAAGATTCCGGGCAAAATGGTTAAGGGTATGGGTGGTGCCATGGACCTAGTGGCTTCGGCCAAAAACATTATTGTGGCCATGCGACATACCAACCGCAAGGGCGAGTCAAAGTTGTTGCCGAGCTGTAGCCTACCACTTACGGGCGTGGGCTGCATCAAAAAGGTAGTCACTGACTTGGGCGTCTTCGAGATCAAGGAGAATGCCTTTCATTTGTTGGAGCGGGCGCCTGGCGTCTCGGTCCAAGAGATTCGGGAAAAAACCGCTGGGGCTTTAGTCGCCTCCGATGATTGTCCAGAGATGAAATTAGCTTAA
- the gldF gene encoding gliding motility-associated ABC transporter permease subunit GldF has protein sequence MWTIFKKEVNLFLSSLIAYIAIAVFLLGTGLFVWVFPDYSVISYGYASLDSFFSMAPYIFLFLIPAITMRSFSEEIQTGTIELLVTRPLKDWEILLGKYFAALFLVFFSILPTLIYFFSIYELGDPKGNLDIGASMGSYLGLFFLGACFAAIGLFASTLSKNQIVAFILGLFLSAFFYDAFGSISKLPIFFGQTDAIVESLGISFHYASISRGLVDSRDLLYFLSIIGIFLLASQLSVEKRRW, from the coding sequence ATGTGGACCATTTTCAAGAAGGAAGTTAACCTTTTTCTCAGCTCGCTGATTGCCTATATTGCCATTGCCGTTTTTTTACTCGGCACCGGCCTTTTTGTCTGGGTGTTTCCAGATTATAGCGTGATTAGCTACGGCTATGCTAGCCTCGATAGCTTTTTTAGTATGGCACCCTATATTTTCCTTTTCCTGATTCCCGCCATTACGATGCGCTCTTTTTCAGAGGAAATCCAAACAGGAACCATTGAGCTGTTGGTCACTCGGCCGCTTAAAGATTGGGAGATTTTGCTGGGCAAATATTTTGCAGCCCTCTTTCTGGTCTTTTTCTCTATTTTGCCTACCCTCATTTATTTCTTTTCGATTTATGAGCTGGGCGACCCCAAAGGAAATTTAGACATTGGCGCAAGTATGGGCTCTTATTTGGGCCTCTTTTTCCTCGGCGCCTGCTTTGCCGCTATTGGCCTTTTTGCCTCTACCCTGAGCAAAAACCAAATTGTCGCCTTTATTTTGGGCCTCTTTCTCTCGGCCTTTTTCTACGATGCCTTTGGCAGCATTAGCAAGTTGCCCATTTTCTTCGGACAAACCGATGCCATCGTAGAATCCCTCGGCATTAGCTTTCATTATGCCTCTATTAGTCGGGGCCTAGTCGATAGCCGCGACCTCCTTTATTTCCTTAGTATTATTGGTATCTTTTTGCTGGCCAGCCAGCTTTCCGTCGAAAAACGCAGATGGTAA
- the rpsU gene encoding 30S ribosomal protein S21, translated as MLIINVKDSETIDRALRRYKRKVRDTKLMREVRTRKHFEKPSVVRRTEKLKAVYRDVRERKLDL; from the coding sequence ATGCTAATTATCAATGTAAAAGATAGCGAGACTATCGACCGCGCCCTACGCCGTTACAAGCGTAAAGTAAGAGACACCAAATTGATGCGTGAAGTTCGTACACGCAAACACTTTGAAAAGCCATCTGTGGTGCGTCGTACAGAGAAGCTCAAAGCGGTTTACCGCGATGTTCGCGAGCGCAAGCTCGATCTCTAG
- a CDS encoding CoA transferase subunit A yields MNKVVANAQEAIQGIEDNMTLMLGGFGLCGIPENAISALVQAGIKNLTCISNNAGVDDFGIGLMLQQRQVKKMISSYVGENAEFERQLLSGELEVDLVPQGTLAERIRAGGAGIPAFYTPTGYGTEVAEGKECREFDGRMYIMETALSADFALVKAWKGDKHGNLVFKGTARNFNPMMAKAGKITVVEVEELLEPGELHPNEIHIPGVYVQRIFQGVDYEKRIEQRTVRQA; encoded by the coding sequence ATGAACAAAGTTGTGGCAAATGCCCAGGAAGCCATTCAGGGCATAGAAGATAATATGACGCTGATGCTTGGTGGTTTTGGCCTTTGTGGCATTCCAGAAAATGCTATTTCGGCCTTGGTCCAAGCTGGCATTAAAAACCTTACCTGCATTTCTAATAATGCTGGTGTAGATGATTTTGGCATCGGCCTGATGCTTCAGCAGCGACAGGTCAAGAAGATGATTTCTTCTTATGTTGGCGAAAATGCTGAATTTGAGCGGCAGCTCCTGTCTGGCGAGCTAGAGGTCGATTTGGTTCCTCAGGGCACCTTGGCCGAGCGTATCCGTGCTGGCGGAGCGGGAATTCCCGCCTTTTATACGCCTACGGGCTATGGCACCGAGGTGGCCGAGGGCAAAGAATGTCGAGAATTTGACGGCCGTATGTATATTATGGAAACGGCTCTTTCTGCCGACTTTGCCTTGGTAAAAGCCTGGAAAGGCGACAAACACGGTAATTTGGTCTTTAAGGGTACCGCTCGAAACTTTAACCCTATGATGGCCAAAGCGGGTAAAATCACGGTGGTCGAAGTGGAAGAACTGCTTGAGCCCGGCGAACTTCATCCCAATGAAATTCATATTCCTGGCGTTTATGTGCAGCGCATCTTCCAAGGTGTAGATTATGAAAAACGTATTGAGCAGCGCACTGTTCGTCAAGCCTAA